One genomic region from Magallana gigas chromosome 3, xbMagGiga1.1, whole genome shotgun sequence encodes:
- the LOC105343500 gene encoding uncharacterized protein encodes MDRRELRNYVDMPHFHPEKNVINGVDVYKNGRFRQEIKHDLELKTATAHPPLKIRSFSTGSEGEPASPVIGSPTQVSGSPLSSAYSGGFLTKAFQMDQLHTSADKHLKHELDFKWQ; translated from the coding sequence ATGGACAGGAGAGAACTCAGAAATTATGTGGACATGCCACACTTCCACCCCGAGAAAAACGTCATCAACGGGGTCGATGTGTACAAGAATGGGAGATTCCGCCAAGAAATCAAGCATGATTTGGAGCTCAAAACGGCGACCGCTCACCCACCCTTGAAGATCCGAAGTTTTAGCACGGGCTCTGAGGGCGAGCCCGCCTCCCCCGTCATTGGATCCCCCACACAAGTCTCTGGATCTCCACTATCCTCAGCATACAGCGGGGGATTCCTGACCAAAGCTTTCCAAATGGACCAGCTCCACACATCGGCTGACAAACATCTAAAGCACGAACTCGACTTCAAATGGCAATAG
- the LOC105329404 gene encoding lysosomal phospholipase A and acyltransferase, whose translation MSTKTCGVLIKIIFTLFIFSDVHCRILNPVILVPGDGGTQFEAKLNKTVTPHSLCVKKTADYFSLWLNLEELAPVVIDCFTDNMKLVYNRTTHTTSNTPGVDIRISNFGGTSTVEWLDPSQLSVTSYFAPIVNAMVSWGYKRGVSVRGVPFDFRKAPNEFKELYQKMKALIEDTYRINNSTRVILLAHSMGNPTSLYFYNQMSQAWKDKYLEAHISLAGVWVGAIKPLRLFASGDSLGVVFVKPIKVREEQRSMPSSAWLMPSDKAWGPDEILVMQPERNYTVNDYKQFFQDINYMDGWYMRQDTVNLIRDLTPPGIKVHCLHGINVKTPGVLMYDKSSWFDSQPKIIPDNGDGTVNVRSLRACLNWQKQQKQPIYHKEFPGVDHMTLLKDAGVLQYLKQVLVGS comes from the exons atgtcaacaaaaacgTGTGGTGTTTTgatcaaaattatatttacgttgtttattttttctgatgTCCACTGTAGAATTTTAAATCCAGTTATTTTAG TTCCTGGTGATGGAGGAACCCAATTTGAAGCCAAGCTTAATAAGACGGTTACTCCCCATTCCCTGTGTGTCAAGAAGACCGCTGACTACTTCAGCCTGTGGTTAAACTTGGAGGAGTTGGCCCCTGTTGTCATTGACTGCTTCACAGACAACATGAA GTTAGTGTACAACAGGACTACCCACACGACCAGTAACACCCCGGGGGTAGACATCAGAATCAGCAACTTCGGGGGAACATCCACTGTAGAGTGGCTGGACCCGTCCCAGCTGTCTGTTA CCTCATACTTTGCCCCCATTGTGAATGCCATGGTATCCTGGGGGTACAAGAGGGGTGTATCCGTCCGAGGGGTCCCCTTCGACTTCAGGAAAGCACCAA ATGAGTTTAAAGAGCTGTACCAGAAAATGAAGGCATTGATTGAGGATACATATCGCATTAACAACAGCACGCGGGTAATCTTGCTGGCCCACAGTATGGGGAACCCGACCTCTCTCTACTTCTACAACCAGATGTCCCAGGCCTGGAAGGACAAGTACCTGGAGGCCCACATCAGTCTGGCCGGGGTCTGGGTTGGGGCCATCAAACCACTCCGCCTCTTTGCTTCGG GTGATAGTCTTGGTGTTGTATTTGTAAAACCAATCAAGGTTCGGGAGGAGCAGCGGAGCATGCCCAGTTCCGCCTGGTTGATGCCGTCTGACAAGGCGTGGGGTCCGGACGAGATTCTGGTCATGCAGCCAGAGAGGAACTACACGGTCAACGACTACAAGCAGTTCTTCCAGGATATTAACTACATGGATGGCTGGTACATGAGGCAAGACACAGTCAATCTAATCCGTGACCTCACGCCCCCAGGGATCAAAGTTCACTGCCTCCATGGCATCAACGTCAAGACTCCAG GTGTCTTAATGTATGATAAATCAAGTTGGTTCGACTCTCAGCCAAAAATCATCCCAGACAATGGAGACGGTACGGTGAATGTTCGTAGTCTACGGGCCTGTCTCAACTGGCAGAAGCAGCAGAAACAACCCATCTACCACAAGGAATTCCCCGGGGTGGATCACATGACCTTGCTGAAAGATGCAGGGGTTTTACAATACCTAAAACAAGTATTAGTGGGCAGTTGA